A genomic stretch from Apis cerana isolate GH-2021 linkage group LG7, AcerK_1.0, whole genome shotgun sequence includes:
- the LOC107999234 gene encoding probable cytochrome P450 305a1 isoform X2 — MELSKRYNSDIITVNISHEKIIIVSGSKFCDMILQNEEFQGRPWNEFIKIRNMGKKQGITMNDGPEWKELRNWMMRTMRIFGFGKSEMIKMIQNQLVIFSENLNKNKLHQLKLLFVPAVINVLWNFTTGELMAFNQQQKLEYFLDLLERRSRCFDITGGLLAAFPWIRYIAPEISGYNIMCMLNKELKDFLMKIINDHKEKYNLGKEADLIDMFLQEMKKNEGSTIFTEEQLMMILVDLFLAGFTTTSTSLDFLFLIMTLFPDVQRKVQKEIDSVIPHDRLPNMEDKAKLPYVEAVISETYRLWPVFPIIGPRRVLCDTNIGKYMIPKNTTVLFNTYSINKDPTLYSEPDKFMPERFIKNGVFEPDEYSLQFGKGKRRCPGDVLAKATIFILFVGIMQKYTLLPVPGKGPYSVEINSGITLTPQSYNVLVEKRI, encoded by the exons ATGGAGCTTTCAAAACGATATAATAGTGATATTATAACTGTGAATATTAGTcatgagaaaataataattgtttctggAAGTAAATTTTGTGATATGATATTGCAAAACGAGGAATTCCAAGGCCGTCCTTGgaacgaatttattaaaattcgaaatatggGCAAGAAACAAg GAATCACAATGAACGATGGACCAGAATGGAAAGAATTACGAAATTGGATGATGCGAACCATGAGAATTTTCGGTTTTGGAAAAAgcgaaatgattaaaatgatacaaaatcaattagtcatattttcagaaaacttgaataaaaataaattacatcaatTGAAACTATTGTTTGTACCAGCTGTAATTAATGTCCTCTGGAATTTTACAACGGGAGAATTAATGGCATTCAATCAACAGCAAAA attagaatattttctcgACTTGTTGGAACGTCGATCGCGATGTTTCGATATCACGGGTGGGCTTCTCGCCGCTTTCCCTTGGATTCGTTACATTGCACCTGAGATCTCAGGATATAACATTATGTGTATGCTGAATAAGGAGCTCAAGGATTTCTTAATG aaaattattaatgatcacaaagaaaaatataatctaggAAAGGAGGCAGATCTAATTGATATGTTCCttcaagaaatgaaaaaaaatgagggATCCACCATTTTTACTG aggaACAATTAATGATGATATTAGTCGATCTTTTTCTCGCTGGTTTTACTACTACAAGCACGTCTTtggattttttgtttttaattatgacaTTGTTTCCGGATGTACAACGTAAAGtgcaaaaagaaattgattcagTAATTCCACACGATAGACTTCCCAACATGGAGGACAAAGCAAA acttCCATATGTCGAGGCTGTAATAAGTGAAACATATCGATTATGGCCAGTATTTCCTATAATTGGACCACGACGAGTTCTTTGCGATacgaatattggaaaatacaTGATACCGAAAAATACCACTGTTTTATTCAATACATATTCTATCAATAAAGATCCTACTCTTTATTCGGAGCCAGATAAATTCATGCctgaaagatttattaaaaatggagTTTTTGAACCAGATGAATATTCTTTACAATTTGGAAAAG gaaaaAGACGATGTCCAGGTGATGTATTGGCAAAAgctacgatatttattttatttgttggtataatgcagaaatatacACTACTGCCAGTTCCTGGTAAAGGACCATACTCTGTAGAAATTAATAGTGGTATCACATTGACGCCACAATCTTATAATGTATTAGTTgaaaaacgaatataa
- the LOC107999236 gene encoding methyl farnesoate epoxidase-like, protein MFYVVISLLLVLYCIFCIYDCVKPHNFPPGPKWLPLIGCFLTFRRLKLKHKYAYVAFQELSKTYGPILGLKLGSQKVVVISTYDLVKKVLLQDEFNGRPDGFFFRVRAFGKRKGILFTEGSMWSQCRRFTMRHLRSFGLGQSIMEKYLTVEAENLVNYLRRVSTKGPVPMHTAFDIAVLNSLWCMFAGHKFDYENEKLVEILETVHDSFRLLDTMGGIISQMPFLRFVIPELSGYNNLMKILRKLWNFLDEEINNHEKHLSGNQPQDLIEAFLLEISSRNGVQNDSIFDRENLLILCLDLFLAGSKTTTDTLSTSFLYLSLHSEWIKILQEELDNVVGRSRSPTLEDYSSLPIMESFLAEIQRFLILAPLGVPHKTTKDVILNGYSIPKDTIVLLDFHSAHNDRAYWDHPEEFRPQRFLDANGRFCQNNANIPFGLGKRRCPGEMLARTSLFLYFAYVIHYFDIEISPEHGKPDLNGHDGFTISPKSYYLKITARSDVTNCSTI, encoded by the exons ATGTTCTACGTGGttatttctcttctccttGTACTGTATTGTATCTTTTGCATTTACGATTGTGTCAAACCGCATAATTTTCCACCTG GTCCAAAATGGTTGCCGCTAATCGGTTGTTTTCTTACGTTTCGACGATTGAAACTGAAGCATAAATACGCTTATGTGGCTTTTCAAGAATTGTCGAAGACTTATGGGCCGATTCTGGGTTTGAAATTAGGAAGTCAGAAAGTCGTTGTAATTTCGACGTACGATCTAGTAAAGAAAGTTCTTCTTCAAGACGAATTCAACGGCAGACCGGATGGATTCTTTTTCAGAGTCCGTGCTtttggaaagagaaaag GTATTTTATTTACGGAAGGATCAATGTGGTCACAGTGTCGTCGTTTTACGATGCGTCATCTCAGATCTTTTGGCCTGGGTCAGtcaattatggaaaaatatttaaccgtGGAAGCTGAAAATCTTGTGAATTATCTTCGTCGTGTTAGTACCAAGGGCCCTGTACCAATGCACACAGCCTTTGACATTGCAGTTTTGAATTCTCTCTGGTGTATGTTTGCTGGTCATAAATTTGactatgaaaatgaaaaattggtaGAAATTCTTGAAACTGTTCACGATTCTTTCag ATTGCTGGATACAATGGGCGGTATTATCTCACAAATGCCATTTCTACGTTTCGTAATACCAGAATTATCCGGTTACaacaatttaatgaaaatacttCGAAAACTTTGGAATTTCTTAGATGAAGAAATCAATAACCACGAAAAACATTTATCTGGAAATCAACCGCAAGATTTGATTGAAgcttttcttttagaaatttcatcaAGAAATGGCGTACAAAATGACTCTATTTTTGATA gaGAAAACTTATTGATTCTATGCCTGGACCTCTTCTTAGCCGGTTCAAAAACTACAACAGATACTTTATCGACTAGTTTTCTGTATTTATCTTTACATTCTGAATGGATTAAGATACTCCAGGAAGAACTGGATAACGTGGTGGGCAGATCACGATCTCCTACATTGGAGGATTATTCATCGTTACCTATTATGGAATCATTTCTTGCGgag ATAcaaagatttttgattttggCACCACTTGGAGTACCTCATAAGACTACAAAAGATGTAATTTTGAACGGATATAGTATACCCAAG gatACTATAGTTCTTTTGGATTTCCATAGCGCGCATAACGATCGTGCTTATTGGGATCATCCAGAAGAATTTCGACCACAACGATTTCTCGATGCGAATGGCCGATTTTGTCAAAATAATGCCAATATACCATTTGGTTTAG GTAAAAGACGTTGTCCGGGTGAAATGTTGGCTCGGACatccttatttttatactttgccTACGTTATACATTACTTCGATATCGAAATTTCACCAGAACATGGCAAGCCAGATCTAAATGGACACGACGGTTTTACTATATCACCGAAATCTTATTACTTGAAAATCACGGCAAGATCTGATGTAACAAATTGCTccactatataa
- the LOC107999234 gene encoding probable cytochrome P450 305a1 isoform X1 translates to MFAIVLLMLIVILILSIIFIKIDKNTKSYPPGPFSWPFIGNQILLKRLTRDYGGQHKAFMELSKRYNSDIITVNISHEKIIIVSGSKFCDMILQNEEFQGRPWNEFIKIRNMGKKQGITMNDGPEWKELRNWMMRTMRIFGFGKSEMIKMIQNQLVIFSENLNKNKLHQLKLLFVPAVINVLWNFTTGELMAFNQQQKLEYFLDLLERRSRCFDITGGLLAAFPWIRYIAPEISGYNIMCMLNKELKDFLMKIINDHKEKYNLGKEADLIDMFLQEMKKNEGSTIFTEEQLMMILVDLFLAGFTTTSTSLDFLFLIMTLFPDVQRKVQKEIDSVIPHDRLPNMEDKAKLPYVEAVISETYRLWPVFPIIGPRRVLCDTNIGKYMIPKNTTVLFNTYSINKDPTLYSEPDKFMPERFIKNGVFEPDEYSLQFGKGKRRCPGDVLAKATIFILFVGIMQKYTLLPVPGKGPYSVEINSGITLTPQSYNVLVEKRI, encoded by the exons atGTTTGCCATCGTATTATTGATGTTAAttgtgatattaatattatcaattatttttataaagatcgacaaaaatacaaaatcataTCCTCCAG gacCATTTTCATGGCCCTTTATCGGCAATCAGATTTTATTGAAACGTTTAACACGTGATTATGGAGGACAACATAAAGCATTTATGGAGCTTTCAAAACGATATAATAGTGATATTATAACTGTGAATATTAGTcatgagaaaataataattgtttctggAAGTAAATTTTGTGATATGATATTGCAAAACGAGGAATTCCAAGGCCGTCCTTGgaacgaatttattaaaattcgaaatatggGCAAGAAACAAg GAATCACAATGAACGATGGACCAGAATGGAAAGAATTACGAAATTGGATGATGCGAACCATGAGAATTTTCGGTTTTGGAAAAAgcgaaatgattaaaatgatacaaaatcaattagtcatattttcagaaaacttgaataaaaataaattacatcaatTGAAACTATTGTTTGTACCAGCTGTAATTAATGTCCTCTGGAATTTTACAACGGGAGAATTAATGGCATTCAATCAACAGCAAAA attagaatattttctcgACTTGTTGGAACGTCGATCGCGATGTTTCGATATCACGGGTGGGCTTCTCGCCGCTTTCCCTTGGATTCGTTACATTGCACCTGAGATCTCAGGATATAACATTATGTGTATGCTGAATAAGGAGCTCAAGGATTTCTTAATG aaaattattaatgatcacaaagaaaaatataatctaggAAAGGAGGCAGATCTAATTGATATGTTCCttcaagaaatgaaaaaaaatgagggATCCACCATTTTTACTG aggaACAATTAATGATGATATTAGTCGATCTTTTTCTCGCTGGTTTTACTACTACAAGCACGTCTTtggattttttgtttttaattatgacaTTGTTTCCGGATGTACAACGTAAAGtgcaaaaagaaattgattcagTAATTCCACACGATAGACTTCCCAACATGGAGGACAAAGCAAA acttCCATATGTCGAGGCTGTAATAAGTGAAACATATCGATTATGGCCAGTATTTCCTATAATTGGACCACGACGAGTTCTTTGCGATacgaatattggaaaatacaTGATACCGAAAAATACCACTGTTTTATTCAATACATATTCTATCAATAAAGATCCTACTCTTTATTCGGAGCCAGATAAATTCATGCctgaaagatttattaaaaatggagTTTTTGAACCAGATGAATATTCTTTACAATTTGGAAAAG gaaaaAGACGATGTCCAGGTGATGTATTGGCAAAAgctacgatatttattttatttgttggtataatgcagaaatatacACTACTGCCAGTTCCTGGTAAAGGACCATACTCTGTAGAAATTAATAGTGGTATCACATTGACGCCACAATCTTATAATGTATTAGTTgaaaaacgaatataa